One Hermetia illucens chromosome 4, iHerIll2.2.curated.20191125, whole genome shotgun sequence DNA segment encodes these proteins:
- the LOC119654324 gene encoding putative protein TPRXL, giving the protein MKGCKLCEMLEYQQQQQQKLLLKSGSLTSTASKLPTTSSRHLLNYCNHLASIRRSSTGSSGSACESNGSPSMSSASSSSSLISVPSPTTSLPSPVAVAAAAAAASASTMGAHLTGSSTLGVPVPTSPSSSSLAANLEQSYHAILPPHFRDMFYATHLLRDFIAHRLVYRIGIKFNQSKIFC; this is encoded by the exons ATGAAAGGTTGTAAACTTTGTGAAATGCTCGAGTaccagcaacagcaacaacagaagCTTCTGTTGAAGAGTGGTAGCCTAACAAGCACCGCAAGCAAACTTCCAACAACCAGTAGCCGGCATCTACTCAACTATTGCAACCACCTGGCTTCCATAAGACGCTCGAGTACAGGGAGCAGTGGGAGCGCCTGCGAATCAAATGGATCGCCGTCCATGTCTTCAGCCTCGTCATCTTCATCACTGATATCAGTACCATCACCGACTACCAGCTTGCCTTCACCTGTAGCCGTTGCTGCTGCCGCGGCTGCAGCATCCGCCAGCACCATGGGTGCCCATCTAACAGGTTCTTCCACATTGGGGGTTCCCGTGCCAACTTCTCCCAGTAGCAGTTCGTTAGCGGCAAATCTTGAACAATCGTACCATGCCATTTTACCGCCACATTTTCGTGATATGTTCTATGCTACACATTTGCTCAGAG ATTTCATTGCACATAGATTGGTATATCGGATTGGAATTAAATTTAATCAGTCTAAGATTTTCTGTTGA